ttccagccctctctaagcagtttacagagtcagcctattgcccccaacaatctgggtcctcattttacccacctcagaaggataaaaggttgagtcaaccttgagcccggtgagatttgatctgccaaactgctggcagccggtgatcagcagaagtagcctgcagtactgtgatTCTTCTTTATATTATATGAGATCTATGTAGAGCAAGTAAAAATAAGAGGAGTACAGTTCTGGTTTTGAGTAGTTCTGCTCACTTGATCACTAGGTATAACCTGAATATTGAAAACCAATCCTTTCACCGTTGTTCAgcctcattttttctttctttatctgaAAAAGCAGTACCCCAAATCTCCAAAGATACAGATTAAGGCTGCGTTGAGATGTTCTTCCTCTGTATATCTCTGCCTTCTGAGTTGGTCTCATTCCAGCATACATTTCTAAACGATAGACACAAAATTATTAGACCTGTTTGTCAACGTTCCAACTGACAAACCCAACCAAAGCAAGTATGTTCGAGACCTTCCAATGtctgaatgcaaaactttattgagtacatcatttcagaATCGATGAAGGCAAAGCCAGTTCTACCCAATTCCTATGCAAACCCCCAGTATAGATTTTCTCCTCCCCTTATTAGTGCAGGTCACATTGTTCAACTGAAGATCATTGTATTGTTATGAGGAAAAGTCTCAGGTCTTGGCCAACACCTGCCAAAGTATCCTTGGCTCTCATGGCTCTGCCTTctgaagtgttgtgtctgcgccccccgagccaggctccctgccagaaagtgactcggaaagtgagggggaagggccatcaggacttacctctggagcaccggcttccctggctcagctccaggagccagaggcaggccaggtagaggagataatgaggcctctgtccctaggccatgcctccagacccggctgatggcaatcaggcctggctggaccctaggtttcgtaggcaggagaggcgggaacaacagaagcaagggtggggcaggcctaggaagtgctgaatcatggagccacaccccacaggatataaaagcagcaaggctaatataccacttcgtggcaagcaaatcaactgtttagagggagaattagagctgaagtcctgtttgttcctggtttcctggctgactcatcggcatcaagagagataacagagacacttagaatagaatagaatagaatatttttatttatagatgctcgctagtttgctgccagagctgatagttgccagctaattaagtcatcgctcgtgtctcccggactgtggagggggacagaacatgaaGTCTGGAGCCTGCATTCCATCtcacccttccctcctccctgatTCTTTGGCAAGTTGAGAAGCGATAATGGTTGCAACAGCATAAGCGTGTTTTGAGCGTGACACCATTTGCTCAATagaggatttttttatttatttatttacatttatatcccgcccttctccgaagactcagggcggcttacaatgtataaagcaatagtctcattctacttattgcccccccaacaatctgggtcctcattttacctaccttataaaggatggaaggctgagtcaacctcgggccgggcttgaacctgcagtaattgcaggctgctgtgttctaataacaggcttctaacagcctgagccattACAGGAATATACGGATTCTTATGTTACTTATGTTATATTCTTAAAAGTCATGAGAGATCAACATATCTGACCATCTTATAATGCAGGAGATAACTATGAGATGAAGTGGTACTTTTAGCTTCCTCATAGCAGACACTCCATAGTGTTTGCTAGAAGCAAAAATTGGACTTTGaaaaagcaggatagaaaagattatTGAGGCTTTTgcactttggtgttggagaagacttctgagaaTACAGCAAAGAATGCAAATTGATGGATCAACAAACAAATCAACCAGAGTTCTTAcatgaggcacaaatgaccaggctcaaattatcccacttcagacacattatgcaaagttttaactctctggagaagattcaaatgctgggaaaggtggtttgaagaaaaggaaaagatagcCAACAGCAAGGTGGATAGACTCATAGTGGTGATGAATGCACCATTCAAAGACCTGAAAGACCATTCAAAGACCTGAAAGAATAGCCATTAGAAAAAATCTTaaatcaatataataataataataataataataataataataataataataataataataataataataataataataataataatttaatttgtataccgcccttctcccggaggactcagggcggtttacagccaaaataaaatacagcaacaaacacatacaatactaaaaacagacattaaaaaacttattaaatttggctccattttaaaatacaatcaaaccctataaaattgataaaaatttaaaacccataaaatcagctaaaagatttaaaaattcaagccagtcctgcaagacggaataaataagtcttaagttcgtggtgaaaggtccgaaggtcgggtagttgtcgaagtccagggggaagttcgttccacagggtaggagcccccacagagaaggcccttcccctgggagccgccagtcgacattgcttggctgacggcaccctaaggagtccctctctgtgagaacgcacaagtcgctgggaggtacaagatggcagtagacggtcccgtaagtatcccggtcctaagccatggagcattttaaaggtggtaaccaataccttgaagcgcacccggaagacaacaggcagccagtgcagtctgcgcaggataggtgttacatgggagctccaacccactccctctatcacacatgcagctgcattttggactaactggagcctccgggtgctctctAAGGGGAgatccatgtagagagcattgcagtagtccaagcgagaggtaacaagagcatgagtgaccgtgcatagggcatcccggtccaggaaggggcgcaactggcgaatcaggcggacatgataaaaagctttcctggagacggtcgtcaagtgatcttcaaaagacaaccgcccatccaggagaacgcccaagttgcgcaccctttccatcggggccaatgactcgcccccaacagtcagccgcggctgcagctgactgtaccgggatgccggcatccacagccactctgtcttggagggattaagcttgagcctgttcctccccatccagacccatacggcttctagacaccaggacagtactttgatagctttgttggggtggccggggtggaaaagtacagctgcgtatcatcagcgtacagttggtacctcaccccaaaaccattgatgatctcacccagtggcttcatatagatgttgaacaggagaggcgagagaatcgacccctgcggcaccccacacatgaggcgcctcggggtcaatctctgcctccctgccaaCATCGTTTGCATCCGGTCAGacagataagaggagaaccaccgataaacagtgcctcccactcccaaactccccagccggctcagcaggataccatggtcgatggtatcgaaagccactgagaggtctaataggaccagggcagagaagtaacccttgtccctggccctccagagatcatcaaccaacgcgaccaaagctgtctccatactgtatccaggtcgaaagccggactggaacgggtctagatagacagtttcatccaggtactggggtaattgacgtgccaccgcactctctacaaccttcactgtgaagcgaaggttggagaccggacgataatttcctaaaacagctgggtccagggaaggcttcttgaggaggggtctaaccaccacctctttcaaggcagcaggaaaggccccctcccacaaagaagcatttgtaatctcccggagccagcctcgtgtcacctcctgcatggccagcaccaaccaggagggacacgggtccagtaaacatgtggtggcattcatcctccccagcaacctgtccatatcctcaggagtcacagggtcaaaactatcccaaacagtctcaacaagacaagtcTCGaacccctcgcctggatctacccaattttgatccaatccatcccgaagctgaacgattttatcatatagataaccattaaactcctcggcacgcccttgtaatgggtcctcccacccttccttttgaaggagagagcgggttacccgaaacagggcagccgggtggttatctgccaacgcaatgagggaggaaacgtaaaaatgtttcgcttccctcaatgccactaggttggtcctactatatgacctaactagtgtccggtcagcttccgaatggctggatctccaagcactctctaggcgtcttctccggcgtttcatctccctcagctcctcggagaaccaaggagctggttgagacctacgctgggtcagaggccgcaaaggcacgacatggtccaaagccccagccgcggcctgttcccaggccgcgactagttcttcagccgtgccgcgggccagattctcgggaaacggcccaagctccgtcaggaacctctctgggtccatcaggcgcctgggacggaaccaacgcattggttctgtctccctgcggtggtgagtagcggtccaaaagtccagacgaagaagagaatgatctgaccatgacagaggctcaacaactaaatcatttaaaatcagatcattcaaccactggccagagataaaaatcaagtctagagtgcctcccccaatgtgggtagggctgtccactaattgagtcaggtccatggccgtcatggaagccatgaactcctgggccgtcgaggatgccacgccagttgatggcaaattgaaatcccccatgaccaacagtctaggggtttcaactgctaatctagccagcaactccaacagctcgggcagggctgttgtcacacagcaaggagccaggtacgtgatcaacaatcccacctgagtcctattaccccacttcacatagagggattcacaaccagctatctgaggcacagtggtctccctcggttccaggctttccttaataatGACCACTACCCCcctacccctaccttgggccctcggcttatggaatgctcggaaacctggtgggcacatgtCCACTAGggaaacccccccttccgtgcccaaccaggtctccgtaatgcccataacgtccgtggtcccctcctgaattagatctgaaatcaggggggctttgttaaccacggaccttgcattgcataacatcagccggaggcccaagtcctgagtactcaggccacttggggaacgggaaaaatctgggggaccggagcacgcgatcgctcttaaatagcgagggcgtacccccgaaacctgatatgggcccccccttccaccatatctgcctctcccacttaccgtgttgATAGTacaaccctgacaaactggaacgaaaccctcccccgCCACCTTCGGACCTGTTACCTTAACGCCGTGAAAGCACATTGGACTTGGcaccctccccaacgggtttccccccccatccttccctcctccccaacccaaacccgtcaattcccgccctccccttaaaattcccattaaaactccccttaaaaatcagttaaaacaattaattaaaaatcccctaagcctcctatttttggcatgccacctctcggggttcgaaaatccgtcctcaaggtgggccctcgataatgtggaggccaaacccgcgagagaggggaatctcgcagggcaagaaggtcagccgctgtaaatgtccgcataagAGAAGTctggcaagcagacccatcctggaccagtcaagatgaTAAAATGACAACGCCAGCAATTCTGGATGAGAACAGTCAAAgaatagttcttaggcggtagatggaGAAAAACCGCTTTGTTCAGTCAattcaccaacccctcatataAAATCCAAGGGTGGTCTGTggaagaggggggaggaaaaaatggaGTCCTGCAATGGCACTgccaggattgtccaggaccgtcCTCAACTCCCCCAACTAGGGGGAAGTATCTCATCCCTCGAACACTCGAGTGGCTCCGAACACCCCGACGCCAGCGCCGGCCACCCAGCCCACCCAGCCACCAAAACTAGGCCGGACAACCGGCACCTCCGGCGAGACCCATCTCTCTCCCAAGGTCCGGGGGGGGGACCGAAGGTTTTAAGAGGGTCCCCCGCAGCCGGCCCATAGACGTCCTCCAAGGTGGTAAAAAAAAGGGCGTTCGCTGGGCCCGTGGACATCCTTCAAGATGATGAAGAAGGCGTCCACCGGGCCAGTTGGCGACCGCTAAGCCAAACTGCCAAGCCGCCAAACCACCAAGCCACCAGACCACCAGGCCGCCAGGCCGCGCGTTTGCCCGCTGGGCCAGGCCCCTCACCCACTGGGCCTGTTGGGCCAAGCCACTGACTCAGACCACTAAGTCAGATCGCCGACTGCCAGACCCAGCCACCAACTGCTAAGCCAGGCCGTCGCCAGGCCGTCGCTGCCGGAAAAGCCAGGCCGCTGCTCCATCAATCAATAGTAGAATTTCATGGGTatcaaaaattaataataattaaaaaaaaaagttctggcatCTATCTTAgtgatataaaatattttcaatgaTCACATTTAGATATAGGCACATTAAATACTGGAAAACACTAAAGAATCAGgcagaaaaaaatcacaaaattttttaaaaaatgaactctaGTTTTTAATACATGTGTTAGCATTAAGTATGAAAGACTAATGTATGAATTTGATATGAAGCTGGCTCGCCTCTAATAACAAAAAGACTGGAGGCTACATCCCCCTTTCTTCCTGTCTTTTGGATGTGACCAGGATCAGTCAGCTCCTCTCTTTGCTGAATTCTGAGACCTAAATTGACCTTCCTCCAACTTCCTCCAACTATGCCAACGAATCCCTAGGATTTCCCACCATGTGATCCTCAACTTCTGTAATCCTCaaagaaatatctttgttttcccatTGTTCAGGATTTATTTTTTCTATCAAGTAGGAACACaacaattgtttttgttttttgttgttgttttcagcaCAGCAATTGTTGTTTTCAGTGTTCTGTTCTGTATTTCTAAACTTCCCATgacacatttattattattattattttaaaaaaatattgatattaTTAGGAAGAATATTGACAAAGCTAGGATTATTAAAACTTTTGCCTTCCTTGTTCTGACTATTCAAATGCTAATTTACTATTCAATTAATTAAGAACAATTATGTGGATCCGACTCATATATTCTTAGCAGAATAGACTACTGTATTTACTGTGCTGAAACTGTTCTTCCATTTTCCCcatattttatttctcttaaaaCAAGAATATTTTTTGCCGGTTCATTTCTTCTTTGCTCTCAgtatagttttaaatttctttcaCATTTTCCCGTTTCTTTAACTTTACTTTGTTATTAAATTTCATTCAACAGTCTCCCTGGTTGTCTTTTCTTCCTGATCTGAAAAAAATCTACGTCAGAAGAATTCCCTCCTGATATCTTCTCCTGGGtttcaattaaaatacaaaaatgcagGAAATCATTTTCTGCTGGAAATTGCTAGAGAGAGGATTGGTATGAGTCTCCTGCCATCCATTATACAATCAGCAGCCTCTTCACTAAGGTAAACAAAATCTTCCTCTGAACTCCATCCTGATAATGTCATTGTAAATATTCCCCctttaggaaaacaaaacaaagcaaagtaaCTTGATCAAAACTGTATTAAATGGAATAAGAAAGGTTAAGAGCAGATTTTCATTTGGACGTTCTAGAACCTTTTTGTTGAACTTTATATGGGAATCATTATCTTTAACATGTTGTGTTACTCTATTtaatagagttttttttttttaataacaaacaCAGAATTAAGCCATACTGCATACAGTGTGGTTTTCTATCATATAAATTTGAGCTAGTAACCTTGGGTTAAATATAGCTAAAGTCATGCAGTCTCTTAATAAGCATAGCTATAAATTAGTTAGATAGGTAAAACTCCATATTAAAGCCATTGTAATATTTCTGGAGCCAACAAAATGATCTCCGGGGAATTTTGTTTCAGAAATTCTACAATTTTTGGGAAGAAGAACATTTCTGATTAATGCCATCCCACTTGGAACCCTTGGAGATTCCACCAGATGAAATACTTTGGGGATCCCACAAGGGAGATGTTTAATATAAAAATGGAGTGAAGGTGACAATAGAAGTTATGCTTGCCTTGCTTCTTCTTCCCTTTCCATCACCCTACTATGTCACAGGAGTGAAATGACATGATGCGTATTGGCAAAAGAGGAAATTGCATCACTCATGCCTCATTGCACTGCTTTGTGCATGAAAGGCTGATTGATAAGGATTCAGATTCTACAGTCTCCAAATTCATTTGTGAGAATGTCTCTATTTCCCAAGAGGACGAAACAATTGGTTACTCCTGGTTACTCAGGCAAGAGAGCAACTGTGACTTAATTGAAACCTGTTGTCACGAAGCAATGGGAAATTCACTATCTGTTCCTGTTTTGGAGATACAACCACCATGTCAAAATAATATGCTGGTAActgcaatataataataataataataataataataataataataataataataataataataataataataataataataataataataataataataataataataataacaactttattcattaaacatgaaactcagtcaactgaacattcaaaaatgcatcacaaataccattgactggtgctaatggttgatacaggttgctgctagcgtcctaggtatcaaccaagtaccttcttaagatatatgatgttccaagtagcgcagtttttttgcagttctgctggtgttattgcaagaagctgcaatttgttgatgtatgttataaaattcttggacatggtcccaagtgccccgatgacaatgggcatcactgttacatgtttcatccatagccgtgtagtttcaatggccaggtttttttattactattattactattactattactattattactactactactactactactactattattattattattattattattattattattattattattattcattaaacatgaaactcagtcaactgaacattcaaaaaggcgtcaaaaagttttgatggccaggttgcgatatttcgtgattttttctagctctttttcttcaactctggcatatcctggtaccgcaatgtcaataaattgtacgttttggttttccacaa
This genomic window from Ahaetulla prasina isolate Xishuangbanna chromosome 2, ASM2864084v1, whole genome shotgun sequence contains:
- the LOC131190529 gene encoding uncharacterized protein LOC131190529 encodes the protein RPLLKKPSLDPAVLGNYRPVSNLRFTVKVVESAVARQLPQYLDETVYLDPFQSGFRPGYSMETALVALVDDLWRARDKGYFSALVLLDLSVAFDTIDHGILLSRLGSLGVGGTVYRWFSSYLSDRMQTMLAGRQRLTPRRLMCGVPQGSILSPLLFNIYMKPLGEIINGFGVRYQLYADDTQNLGVLLDGRLSFEDHLTTVSRKAFYHVRLIRQLRPFLDRDALCTVTHALVTSRLDYCNALYMDLPLESTRRLQLVQNAAACVIEGVGWSSHVTPILRRLHWLPVVFRVRFKVLVTTFKMLHGLGPGYLRDRLLPSCTSQRLVRSHREGLLRVPSAKQCRLAAPRGRAFSVGAPTLWNELPPGL